A region from the Rhipicephalus microplus isolate Deutch F79 unplaced genomic scaffold, USDA_Rmic scaffold_131, whole genome shotgun sequence genome encodes:
- the LOC142790834 gene encoding uncharacterized protein LOC142790834 has translation MKNAHQPSKELNHCATRSSPVASTMLCHVDFVDCAPPWSTMTSSSSPIASCPEHIKTRAMVSTFSGRGSNAVMMSPYVRLLVQVLAWFFADAAAAYVIAGQHYQWTPMKNAHQPSKELNHCATRSSPVASTMLCHVDFIDCAPPWSTMTSSSSPIASCPEHIKTRAMVSTFSGRGSNAVMMSPYVRLLVQVGDRKYGFRSNCTCLIVLPCTHTVLGCLNDCVSVVSLLLKLSGDVEENPGPEVEKMLEEILSNQTKLLAKGNEIQAKQTSTDASISDMHVRLQTIEKQLEGLGEIQSRLTMIESSVGRHDSELTALARQIDDLDNRSRRNNFMVRGVEEEEFEDEAVLLSKVNDDIFDKLLGSKCSSIERIHRLGKKIPGRSRPVILKVGDYRDKTKILKNCRNLKGTQFSISEDYSKRVVEIRKQLWISSADERAKGAKVKLIIDKLKVNNVLYGWIEATNERFRYASPGITSSD, from the exons ATGAAGAATGCGCACCAGCCCTCGAAAGAACTCaaccactgcgcaactagatcatcgccagtggcgtcaacgatgctgtgccacgtggacttcgtcgactgcgcacccccgtggagcacgatgacgtcctcctcctccccgatagcaagctgcccggagcatataaaaacaagggccatggtctcgaccttcagtggacgcggcagcaacgccgtgatgatgTCGCCTTACGTGCGTCTACTTGTGCAG GTTTTGGCGTGGTTCTTCGCGGACGCAGCAGCGGCCTATGTTATTGCTGGACAACACTATCAATGGACCCCGATGAAGAATGCGCACCAGCCCTCGAAGGAACTCaaccactgcgcaactagatcatcgccagtggcgtcaacgatgctgtgccacgtggacttcatcgactgcgcacccccgtggagcacgatgacgtcctcctcctccccgatagcaagctgcccggagcatataaaaacaagggccatggtctcgaccttcagtggacgcggcagcaacgccgtgatgatgtcgccttacgtgcgtctacttgtgcaggttggtgatcgAAAGTATGGTTTTCGTAGTAACTGTACCTGCCTGATTGTGCTGCCGTGTACACACACTGTTCTTGGTTGCCTAAATGACTGTGTTTCAGTTGTAAGCCTGTTACTGAAGTTGTCCGGTGACGTAGAGGAAAATCCTGGGCCCGAGGTTGAAAAAATGCTGGAGGAAATATTAAGTAACCAGACTAAACTACTAGCAAAAGGTAATGAAATTCAGGCCAAGCAGACATCTACGGATGCCAGCATTTCCGACATGCATGTTAGGCTCCAGactattgaaaaacaacttgaaggGTTGGGTGAAATACAGAGCCGGCTTACAATGATAGAATCAAGTGTTGGTCGCCATGACAGTGAATTGACGGCTCTTGCCAGGCAGATCGATGACTTAGATAATCGTTCTAGACGCAACAACTTTATGGTACGCGGAGTGGAAGAAGAAGAATTTGAGGATGAGGCAGTACTCTTAAGTAAGGTGAATGACGATATCTTTGACAAATTACTTGGCTCAAAGTGTAGCTCCATTGAGAGAATTCACCGTCTAGGAAAGAAAATACCTGGAAGAAGCCGTCCGGTCATCTTGAAAGTAGGAGACTACAGGGACAAAACCAAAATACTGAAAAACTGCCGCAACCTCAAGGGGACACAATTCAGTATCAGCGAAGATTACTCTAAACGAGTAGTTGAAATCAGAAAACAACTATGGATTTCATCAGCGGATGAAAGAGCAAAGGGAGCAAAGGTTAAACTAATCATCGATAAATTGAAAGTAAACAACGTTCTCTATGGCTGGATTGAGGCTACCAACGAGCGATTCAGGTATGCTAGCCCAGGTATTACCAGCTCTGACTGA